In Fusobacterium sp., the genomic stretch CCCATTTTCCATCAAACGATCAAAGAACCATGGATAAGCTTTCAGAACTTCTCTGTCTATATGTCTTAAATCAACATAAACTCCTCCATGTTCAGTTCCATTTCCAAGATTAACTTCTTTCCATATCTGTTTATTTAATAATGTTTTTGGTGAACCAGCCTCTCCCTGTGGTCTTACTTTAAGAAGAAATCTTTCACCCTTCGAATTCAGCAGATGAGCTCCTTCTCCAAGCATAGCAGTAGGACAAGGTTCTCCAACAGCTCCAGGAGGATATGCTACAACCATAGGTTCATATTCCAAGAATTCTACATCTATTAAATCTGCCCCAGCTTCTTTAGCTATTGACAGAGTATTTCCTTTGATATCCATTGGATAAGTAGAAGAACCAAATAGATTTCCTACTCCACCCCATGCAGCTATAACGATTTCTGAATAAACATTTTCTAAATTTCCATTTTTATCTTTAACTGTGATTCCATAGACTTTATTTTTCTCACTTAAAACTTTCACACATTCATATCCTTCATAGAATTTAACTCCTTTTTCTTTTAAAGAAGTTATTAACTTGTCAACAATTTCTACTCCAATTAACTCTTTAGTAGAGCATAGGGATCTTGGAAAAGTATGTCCAGATACATGTCTAAGTTTTGTAGTTCCATCAGGGTTCTTAGCAAATTCTATTCCCCATCTAGTAAGAAGATCATATCCATTCATTGTATTTTCAGCCATTTCATTTACAAGCTTTCTATTGGCTATTCTGTAACCTGCATTAAACATATCCTCTGCATATTTTTCTATGGTATCTCCATAAGGATTGTCAGGCAAAACAAAATTTATTGCAGCTATAACTGGACTTCCCCCATAACCCTTAGTATAAATTGCAATATCTTTTATACCAAGTTCATACATTTTTGCTGCTGATGCCAGAGCGGCTAATCCCATTCCAGCAATAACGACTTTGTGGTGTGTATAATCCATATTTATATCCCCTTTTTTATTATTTTGGTAATTTTAAAACAAGCTTTTTATATCTTGTTGAAAACTTTGTATGTCTTACTATTTTATGCCTATCAAGATTCTTTATCATTCTTTCATAAAATAATATTTTATCTATTATTATCTATATTACTCCTTATACTTCTACTGGAACTTTTTTCTTTTTAATAAGTCCAGTTGTAATGATATATATTCCAATAACTAATCCAATTATATCTGTTATAGTTTCTGGAGCTATCATACAGAGTGCACCAATAAAGAGAATTCCTCTGTTAAATTTATTGA encodes the following:
- a CDS encoding FAD-binding protein, coding for MDYTHHKVVIAGMGLAALASAAKMYELGIKDIAIYTKGYGGSPVIAAINFVLPDNPYGDTIEKYAEDMFNAGYRIANRKLVNEMAENTMNGYDLLTRWGIEFAKNPDGTTKLRHVSGHTFPRSLCSTKELIGVEIVDKLITSLKEKGVKFYEGYECVKVLSEKNKVYGITVKDKNGNLENVYSEIVIAAWGGVGNLFGSSTYPMDIKGNTLSIAKEAGADLIDVEFLEYEPMVVAYPPGAVGEPCPTAMLGEGAHLLNSKGERFLLKVRPQGEAGSPKTLLNKQIWKEVNLGNGTEHGGVYVDLRHIDREVLKAYPWFFDRLMENGVDLNEQLLEVSPMAHSFSGGIKVDSNYESTVKGLYAIGEACGGIHGACRCAGNAASQAVLSGLLCGQAVAEAIPEKTEEKKEFPIEYNIDKEIYNKYVPQIKEIAVKALGIYRDGKLLEDAKKIIADILEKDELSKDTETLQIAESIYFMLKAASQRKESRGTHMRLDYPEESKEFEKEITI